The following coding sequences are from one Lujinxingia vulgaris window:
- a CDS encoding glutathione S-transferase family protein, which translates to MNELILTTFDWVPEMPRGYVRDLRVRWALEEAGLPYRVESVPFRDRDEEHFAHQPFGQVPWLRDGEVSVFESGAILLHLGSYSEALLPTEPRRRVEVMEWVFAALNSVEMASLPWSIFVFSGFSDATPEWERLDAFLQARLDHVEAVLAERTWLAGAFSIADILMADVLRLVGRFDRLEEHPACRAYVQRACERPAFKKALEDQLAHFAAAD; encoded by the coding sequence ATGAATGAGCTGATACTCACTACTTTCGATTGGGTCCCGGAGATGCCGCGGGGCTATGTGCGAGACCTACGGGTGCGATGGGCACTGGAAGAGGCCGGGCTGCCTTATCGGGTGGAGAGCGTTCCGTTTCGCGATCGTGATGAAGAGCATTTTGCGCATCAACCTTTCGGGCAGGTGCCCTGGTTGCGGGATGGGGAGGTTTCGGTTTTTGAGAGCGGTGCGATTCTGCTGCACCTGGGTTCGTACAGTGAAGCGCTGCTGCCGACGGAGCCGCGACGACGTGTCGAGGTGATGGAGTGGGTGTTCGCCGCGCTGAACTCGGTGGAGATGGCGAGCCTGCCCTGGTCGATCTTTGTCTTCTCCGGCTTCTCGGATGCAACGCCGGAGTGGGAGCGGTTGGACGCCTTTCTGCAGGCCCGTCTGGACCATGTTGAAGCGGTGCTTGCCGAGCGCACGTGGCTGGCGGGAGCCTTTTCCATTGCGGATATCCTGATGGCGGATGTGCTGCGCCTGGTGGGGCGCTTCGATCGGCTGGAGGAGCATCCGGCGTGTCGAGCGTATGTGCAGCGGGCTTGTGAGCGGCCGGCATTTAAGAAGGCGTTGGAGGATCAGCTGGCGCATTTTGCGGCGGCGGATTGA
- a CDS encoding YciE/YciF ferroxidase family protein — MNINSFDRLYLHTLKDIYNAEKQLVKALPEMQKAASSEKLKKAFEDHLNETKHQVERIEEIFESLAFSPGGVTCEAMKGLIKEGKEIIEASEIPSDVKDAGLIAAAQKVEHYEIASYGTAIHFARLLGNERAVELLEETLEEEKNADALLNEVATSQVNEKAASRQSGEVGQQGGGGRPSASR, encoded by the coding sequence ATGAACATCAACTCATTTGACCGCCTTTACCTGCACACGCTCAAAGACATCTACAACGCGGAGAAGCAGCTGGTGAAGGCGCTGCCGGAGATGCAGAAGGCCGCGTCCAGCGAGAAGTTGAAGAAGGCTTTTGAAGATCACCTCAACGAGACCAAACATCAGGTCGAGCGCATCGAGGAGATTTTTGAGTCCCTCGCGTTCTCACCGGGGGGCGTGACCTGCGAGGCGATGAAAGGGCTGATCAAGGAGGGGAAGGAGATCATCGAGGCCAGTGAGATTCCCTCGGATGTGAAGGACGCGGGGCTGATTGCGGCGGCGCAGAAGGTCGAGCACTACGAGATCGCGTCGTACGGGACGGCGATTCATTTTGCCCGCTTGCTCGGCAATGAGAGGGCCGTAGAGCTCTTGGAGGAGACGCTGGAGGAGGAGAAGAACGCCGACGCGTTGCTCAACGAGGTGGCCACCAGTCAGGTCAATGAGAAGGCGGCCAGTCGCCAGTCTGGCGAAGTGGGGCAGCAGGGCGGTGGGGGGCGTCCGTCGGCGTCTCGTTGA
- the ppk1 gene encoding polyphosphate kinase 1 produces MARQTSLRDPSLFLNRELNWLAFNERVFALAEDERVPLLERLKFLCISSTNLDEFFEIRVARLKHEIQVDTEIVGPDGMRPRQVLTQIGQRCSAFVEAQYRLLNEVLIPGLEQEGVRFLKRTSWSARQRAWVERYFQDEVLPVLSPMGIDPSHPFPRVVNKSLNFVVSLEGKDAFGRQSRMAVVPAPRSLPRLIQVPREVSGGAHDYVFLSSVIHAHVDELFAGMTVTGCYQFRITRNSELYVDEEEVEDLMIAVEDELYARNYGEAVRLEVADNCPMEVARFLLEQTDLTEADLYQVNGPVNLNRLMMIPADLERADLKYPGFMPAPPPVAMRQGDIFEAIGQKTVLLHHPYQSFFPVLEFIRQAAADPNVLAIKQTLYRSDPESPIPQALAEAARAGKEVTAVVELRARFDEAFNIAIANRLQDAGAHVLYGVMGHKTHAKMALVVRREAGGLKRYVHLSTGNYNPRTARLYTDFGLMTADEAITADAHRVFQQLTGLGKALKLKKLVQAPFHLHKRLLRLIRNEIKQVEAGGEGLIRAKMNQLTEPRLIRELYKASQAGVKVELVVRGICCLRPGVPGVSENIRVRSILGRFLEHSRVYYFHNAGEPKVYLASADWMQRNMFRRIEVAFPIEDEAQRARVIEEGLDVHFRDNLNAWELQADGSYRRVEAGEEEKIVVSQQSLLKSLTEA; encoded by the coding sequence ATGGCCAGACAGACCTCCCTGCGTGACCCGAGCCTTTTTCTAAACCGCGAGTTGAACTGGCTGGCGTTTAATGAGCGCGTATTTGCGCTGGCCGAAGATGAGCGGGTGCCGCTTTTGGAGCGCCTGAAGTTTCTGTGCATCTCCAGCACCAACCTCGATGAGTTTTTCGAGATTCGGGTGGCGCGGCTCAAGCATGAGATTCAGGTCGATACCGAGATCGTGGGGCCCGATGGGATGCGACCGCGTCAGGTGTTGACGCAGATCGGTCAGCGCTGTTCGGCCTTTGTGGAGGCGCAGTACCGCCTGCTCAACGAGGTGCTCATTCCGGGGTTGGAGCAGGAGGGCGTGCGTTTTCTAAAACGCACAAGCTGGAGCGCGCGGCAGCGGGCGTGGGTGGAGCGCTACTTTCAGGACGAGGTCTTGCCGGTGCTCAGCCCGATGGGCATCGATCCGAGCCACCCCTTTCCGCGGGTGGTCAATAAGAGCCTCAACTTTGTGGTGTCGCTGGAGGGCAAAGATGCGTTCGGGCGCCAGAGTCGCATGGCGGTGGTGCCCGCGCCGCGCAGTCTTCCGCGCTTGATTCAGGTGCCGCGCGAGGTCAGCGGCGGGGCGCATGATTATGTGTTTCTGTCGTCGGTGATTCACGCCCACGTCGACGAGCTCTTTGCCGGCATGACGGTGACCGGCTGCTACCAGTTTCGCATCACCCGCAACAGCGAGCTTTATGTCGATGAGGAGGAGGTCGAAGACCTGATGATCGCGGTCGAAGACGAACTCTACGCGCGTAATTACGGGGAGGCGGTGCGCCTGGAAGTCGCGGATAACTGCCCGATGGAGGTCGCGCGATTTTTGCTGGAGCAAACCGATCTCACGGAGGCGGATCTTTATCAGGTGAACGGGCCGGTGAACCTCAACCGCCTGATGATGATCCCCGCCGACCTGGAGCGGGCCGACCTGAAGTATCCGGGTTTTATGCCCGCGCCGCCGCCGGTGGCGATGCGTCAGGGCGATATTTTTGAGGCGATTGGCCAGAAGACGGTGCTGCTGCATCACCCCTACCAGTCTTTTTTTCCGGTGCTGGAGTTCATCCGCCAGGCCGCGGCCGACCCCAACGTGCTGGCGATCAAACAGACCCTGTATCGCTCCGACCCGGAGTCGCCCATCCCTCAGGCGCTGGCCGAGGCGGCGCGCGCCGGCAAGGAGGTCACGGCGGTGGTGGAGCTGCGCGCACGTTTTGACGAGGCGTTCAACATCGCGATCGCCAACCGCCTGCAGGACGCCGGCGCGCACGTGCTCTACGGGGTGATGGGCCACAAGACCCACGCCAAGATGGCGCTGGTGGTGCGGCGAGAGGCGGGGGGCTTGAAGCGGTATGTGCACCTGTCGACGGGCAATTATAACCCGCGCACCGCCCGACTTTATACGGATTTTGGCCTGATGACGGCCGATGAGGCCATCACCGCCGATGCGCATCGCGTCTTTCAGCAGCTCACCGGGCTGGGCAAGGCGCTGAAGCTCAAAAAGCTCGTGCAGGCGCCTTTTCATCTGCACAAACGCCTGCTGCGCCTGATTCGCAACGAGATCAAGCAGGTGGAAGCGGGCGGCGAGGGATTGATTCGCGCGAAGATGAACCAGCTCACCGAGCCGCGGCTTATTCGCGAACTCTACAAAGCCTCACAGGCCGGGGTGAAGGTGGAGCTTGTGGTGCGCGGCATCTGCTGTCTGCGGCCGGGGGTTCCCGGGGTGAGCGAAAACATCCGGGTGCGCTCCATCCTGGGGCGCTTTCTGGAGCACTCGCGGGTCTACTACTTCCACAATGCCGGTGAGCCGAAGGTGTATCTGGCCAGCGCGGACTGGATGCAGCGCAACATGTTCCGGCGCATTGAGGTGGCCTTCCCCATCGAAGATGAGGCGCAGCGCGCGCGCGTCATCGAGGAGGGCCTGGACGTGCATTTTCGCGACAACCTCAATGCCTGGGAGCTGCAGGCCGATGGAAGCTACAGGCGGGTGGAGGCTGGTGAGGAGGAGAAGATCGTGGTCTCGCAGCAGAGCCTGTTGAAGAGTTTGACGGAAGCGTGA
- a CDS encoding DUF1622 domain-containing protein, with product MEESLQTTAHLLAMTIEAGALLAIAAGLAIALILAIHQRRRQGDWKGTYDHLRRRVGRTLLIALELLLAAEIARSIFAGETLNAALTLGVVVLVRTFLSIAIEMEINGRWPWHEAANENQQTLDKH from the coding sequence ATGGAAGAGAGCCTGCAAACCACCGCGCACCTCCTCGCCATGACCATTGAGGCCGGCGCCCTCCTGGCCATCGCCGCGGGACTCGCCATCGCACTCATCCTCGCCATCCACCAACGCCGCCGCCAGGGTGACTGGAAGGGCACCTACGACCACCTGCGCCGCCGCGTCGGCCGCACCCTCCTCATCGCCCTGGAGCTCCTGCTCGCTGCCGAGATCGCCCGCTCCATCTTCGCCGGCGAAACCCTCAACGCCGCGCTCACCCTGGGCGTGGTCGTCCTCGTCCGCACATTCTTGAGCATCGCCATCGAGATGGAGATCAACGGGCGCTGGCCCTGGCACGAGGCGGCGAACGAAAACCAGCAAACGCTCGACAAGCATTGA
- a CDS encoding RCC1 domain-containing protein, with protein sequence MMFRTRPTLIALLTVALSASLIACGDDTQNRRRGPADTGGTVDAGDDGGLTDADDVDADPAVRCGDGEVSGSEQCDGTELGGASCETLGFEGGTLGCTDSCRLDATACEGVAVGCGDGELASNEQCEGFELRGETCQSQGFYEGQLACLPSCVLDTSDCSGLCGDGEVNGDEVCDDGVNDGSYGSCLSDCSGPAAFCGDGEINGNELCDDGVNDESYGGCLSDCSANAARCGDLVRNGPEPCDGDDFGDDSCQARGYDRGELSCFAGCQPGPTTCALEFESLTAGSSQTCALRPGGVARCWGRNDDGQTDVPAGETFIALATTSFRSCGVTSTGDVTCWGRTAQFDAAPSQPVTSISLSGWTGCGLNAANEVVCWGNDSNGEVSNRPTGTYSAIAQVSSAVCAIATDGTIDCWGNTINGATTPPAGTFTKIAGGFRHFCAIATDGTLSCWGGNVNNAAVPPSGTFLDVALGEDVSCALRTNNTLTCWGNDDENQASPPSGLYTSVAMGTNHGCALTTDGDVACWGRNNHGQATPPTTP encoded by the coding sequence ATGATGTTTCGCACTCGCCCCACCCTCATCGCACTCCTCACCGTCGCGCTCAGCGCGAGCCTTATCGCCTGCGGTGATGACACCCAGAACCGCCGCAGAGGCCCGGCCGATACGGGCGGTACCGTGGATGCGGGCGACGACGGCGGCCTCACTGACGCCGATGACGTCGACGCGGATCCCGCCGTCCGCTGCGGCGATGGCGAGGTCAGCGGCTCCGAGCAATGCGACGGCACCGAGCTCGGCGGCGCCTCCTGTGAGACGCTGGGCTTTGAGGGCGGCACCCTCGGCTGCACCGACTCCTGCCGCCTCGACGCCACCGCCTGCGAAGGCGTGGCCGTGGGCTGCGGCGACGGAGAGCTCGCCAGCAATGAACAATGCGAGGGCTTCGAGCTGCGCGGCGAAACCTGCCAGTCCCAGGGCTTCTACGAAGGCCAGCTCGCCTGCCTCCCAAGCTGCGTACTCGACACCTCCGACTGCTCCGGCCTCTGCGGCGATGGCGAGGTCAATGGCGACGAAGTCTGCGACGACGGCGTCAACGATGGCAGCTACGGAAGTTGCCTGAGCGACTGCTCCGGACCGGCCGCCTTCTGCGGCGACGGTGAAATCAACGGCAACGAGCTCTGCGACGACGGCGTCAATGACGAAAGCTACGGAGGTTGTCTGAGCGACTGCTCCGCCAACGCCGCGCGCTGCGGCGACCTGGTGCGCAACGGCCCCGAGCCCTGCGACGGCGACGACTTCGGCGACGACAGCTGCCAGGCCCGGGGCTATGACCGCGGCGAATTGAGCTGTTTCGCCGGGTGCCAGCCCGGGCCAACCACGTGTGCGCTTGAATTTGAATCACTGACCGCCGGATCCTCCCAGACCTGTGCGCTTCGCCCGGGCGGCGTCGCTCGCTGCTGGGGTCGTAACGACGACGGCCAGACCGACGTCCCCGCTGGCGAGACATTCATCGCGCTGGCGACCACCAGCTTCCGAAGCTGCGGCGTCACCTCCACCGGCGACGTGACCTGCTGGGGCCGCACCGCCCAGTTCGACGCAGCTCCGAGCCAGCCCGTGACCTCCATCTCCCTCTCCGGATGGACCGGCTGCGGCCTCAACGCCGCCAATGAGGTCGTGTGCTGGGGCAACGACTCCAACGGAGAGGTCAGCAATCGCCCGACCGGCACCTACAGCGCCATCGCCCAGGTCAGCAGCGCGGTCTGCGCCATCGCCACCGACGGCACCATCGACTGCTGGGGCAACACCATCAACGGCGCCACCACCCCGCCGGCCGGCACCTTTACGAAGATCGCCGGCGGCTTCCGCCACTTCTGCGCCATCGCCACCGACGGCACGCTCAGCTGCTGGGGCGGCAACGTCAACAACGCCGCCGTGCCCCCCTCAGGCACCTTCCTGGACGTCGCGCTTGGCGAGGACGTCTCCTGCGCGCTGCGCACCAACAACACCCTGACCTGCTGGGGCAACGACGACGAGAACCAGGCAAGCCCCCCCTCCGGTCTTTATACCTCGGTGGCGATGGGCACCAACCACGGCTGCGCCCTCACCACCGATGGCGACGTGGCCTGCTGGGGCCGCAACAACCACGGGCAGGCAACCCCGCCGACCACCCCCTGA
- a CDS encoding TIGR00341 family protein, whose product MALRQVDIYLPPEHEPLGDLEDAPSALSRHDLTLDDDSTLTSIVLETGDSDALLEWLHKKVGSIEGHRIVVLEVLATLPRQGEEEGETEIEELGALQNGDDESEEDDNGAAARISREEVYQDVTDSISVTSVHYALVALSTIVAAGGMLRDSTAVVIGAMVIAPLIGPNIALALGATLADWKLIRRSLLVNFLGLMLGLVLAMIGGFLLPVDITVGEIASRTRAGLADVVLALAAGAAGVLSVTRGVSTALIGVMVAVALLPPLVATGLLLGTANWAGAYGAGMLTLINLVAINLAGIITFQIQGIRPMTWYDAEKAKRPRIYAIILWVVLLLALAAGIVFAPPETVTGEASPSPELELETPLDDEVDLPLTD is encoded by the coding sequence ATGGCCCTTCGCCAGGTCGACATCTACCTGCCCCCCGAGCACGAGCCCCTCGGTGATCTCGAAGACGCTCCCAGCGCCCTCTCCCGCCACGATCTCACGCTGGACGACGACTCCACCCTGACCTCGATCGTGCTGGAGACCGGCGACTCCGACGCGCTTCTGGAGTGGCTTCATAAGAAGGTCGGCAGCATTGAGGGCCACCGCATTGTGGTGTTGGAGGTGCTCGCCACGCTTCCCCGCCAGGGCGAAGAGGAGGGCGAGACGGAGATCGAGGAACTTGGCGCCCTGCAGAATGGGGACGATGAGAGCGAGGAGGACGACAATGGGGCGGCCGCCCGCATCAGCCGCGAAGAGGTCTACCAGGATGTGACCGACTCCATCAGCGTGACCAGCGTGCACTACGCCCTGGTCGCCCTCTCCACCATCGTGGCCGCCGGCGGCATGTTGCGAGACAGCACCGCGGTGGTCATCGGCGCGATGGTCATCGCCCCCTTGATCGGCCCCAACATCGCACTGGCGCTGGGCGCGACGCTGGCTGACTGGAAGCTGATTCGACGCTCCCTCCTGGTCAACTTCCTGGGGCTCATGCTCGGGCTTGTGCTCGCGATGATCGGCGGCTTCTTGTTGCCGGTCGACATCACGGTCGGCGAGATCGCCTCGCGCACCCGCGCCGGCCTGGCCGATGTGGTGCTGGCGCTGGCCGCCGGGGCCGCCGGCGTGCTCTCGGTCACCCGCGGCGTCTCCACCGCCCTGATCGGCGTGATGGTGGCCGTCGCCCTTCTGCCCCCTCTGGTAGCCACCGGCCTTTTGCTGGGCACCGCCAACTGGGCCGGCGCCTACGGCGCAGGCATGCTCACGCTCATCAACCTCGTGGCGATCAACCTCGCCGGCATCATCACCTTCCAGATTCAGGGCATCCGCCCGATGACCTGGTACGATGCGGAAAAGGCCAAACGCCCCAGGATCTATGCGATCATCCTCTGGGTGGTGCTCCTGCTGGCGCTGGCCGCCGGCATCGTCTTCGCCCCCCCGGAAACCGTCACTGGCGAGGCCAGCCCTTCACCGGAGCTGGAGCTGGAGACGCCCTTGGATGACGAGGTCGACCTGCCGCTGACTGACTGA
- a CDS encoding AI-2E family transporter: protein MSEDTSNALQTRSRSGFSPFIRHAASILAMIVFITIGLLFLWEMKTLILVIFLAILLSIFLRWLTDHLQQRTPLKGIWALFTVVIALLAITTGAGWLMAPAIATQVEAIREMIPQALNELQTWVAQTSAGPRIFAELGEIDPARFFTNELIGQLGGAFAGGLNFLTNAALVFVVGVYLAIDPAIYKRGLVRLVPMHYRARAETILDVCTHQMIWWLLGRLLAMAAVALFVAIGLWILGIPLPFTLGLIAGLFSFVPILGSIVSFLPAALVALLLGPEFILWAGLVFLGAQAIEGNLLTPLVQKRFVSLPHALTLISQVIGGILFGLVGVTVATPLAVLLMALINMIYVEDILGDTTPYSDLVEKLS, encoded by the coding sequence ATGAGCGAAGACACCTCCAACGCCCTGCAAACCCGCAGCCGCTCGGGCTTCTCCCCCTTTATCCGTCACGCCGCCAGCATCCTGGCCATGATCGTCTTCATCACCATCGGCCTGCTCTTCCTCTGGGAGATGAAGACGCTGATCCTGGTCATCTTCCTGGCCATCCTCCTCTCCATCTTCCTGCGCTGGCTCACCGACCACCTCCAGCAACGCACCCCGCTTAAGGGCATCTGGGCCCTCTTCACCGTCGTCATCGCGCTGCTCGCCATCACCACAGGAGCCGGCTGGCTGATGGCCCCGGCCATCGCCACCCAGGTCGAGGCCATTCGCGAGATGATCCCTCAAGCCCTCAACGAACTTCAGACCTGGGTGGCTCAGACCTCCGCCGGCCCCCGCATCTTCGCGGAACTCGGCGAAATCGACCCCGCCCGCTTCTTCACCAACGAGCTCATCGGACAGCTCGGCGGCGCCTTCGCCGGTGGCCTCAACTTCCTCACCAACGCCGCCCTCGTCTTCGTCGTCGGCGTCTACCTGGCCATCGACCCCGCCATCTACAAACGCGGCCTGGTGCGCCTGGTTCCCATGCACTACCGCGCCCGCGCCGAGACCATCCTCGACGTCTGCACCCATCAGATGATCTGGTGGCTCCTGGGCCGCCTGCTCGCCATGGCCGCCGTCGCCCTCTTCGTCGCCATCGGCCTGTGGATCCTCGGCATCCCGCTGCCCTTCACCCTCGGCCTCATCGCCGGGCTCTTCTCCTTTGTCCCCATCCTCGGCTCGATCGTCTCCTTCCTCCCCGCCGCCCTGGTCGCCCTCCTCCTCGGCCCCGAGTTCATCCTCTGGGCCGGCCTTGTCTTCCTCGGCGCCCAGGCCATCGAAGGAAACCTCCTCACCCCCCTGGTTCAGAAACGCTTCGTCTCCCTCCCCCACGCCCTCACCCTCATCTCCCAGGTCATCGGCGGCATCCTCTTCGGCCTCGTCGGCGTCACCGTCGCCACTCCCCTGGCCGTCCTCCTCATGGCCCTCATCAACATGATCTACGTCGAAGACATCCTCGGTGACACCACCCCCTACTCCGACCTCGTCGAAAAGCTCAGCTGA
- a CDS encoding TolB family protein yields the protein MSSSHNAPLALLLLTLSAVLAGCPPSSPGEMTNLIADDLSFVTDDDLIYVHHRTGLDQIRVNGTDEVSIYGEGYSFQDVTDDAGLWALGDSQTNLYLLDAPGAEPERIPELDGRTSAVAIHPEGTLVAATRHADFDLPQDRQVDDDAIYLIDPTTLDVNVLPATSNAWLFQLYWSEDGTTLYGSGHEGNFRIDPATNTREPIASIPAQGVRRPRLSRDICEATGERLETDDEGIWRLTADGTREPLVTIEGRERGFHDYASTINGASYTRSCDYVVFVFQDTVWVAEVATGLVGRLREGQSVRLIEPAAPEG from the coding sequence ATGTCCTCTTCGCACAATGCCCCCCTGGCCCTCCTGCTCCTCACGCTCAGCGCGGTGCTCGCCGGCTGCCCCCCGAGCTCGCCTGGGGAGATGACCAACCTCATCGCCGACGACCTGAGCTTTGTGACGGACGACGACCTCATCTACGTCCACCACCGCACAGGCCTCGATCAGATTCGCGTCAACGGCACCGACGAGGTGTCCATCTATGGCGAGGGCTACAGCTTCCAGGACGTCACCGACGACGCCGGCCTCTGGGCGCTGGGCGACTCCCAGACCAACCTCTACCTCCTCGACGCGCCGGGCGCCGAGCCTGAGCGCATCCCCGAGCTCGACGGGCGCACCTCGGCGGTGGCCATCCACCCCGAGGGCACGCTTGTGGCCGCCACCCGCCACGCCGACTTCGACCTCCCTCAAGATCGGCAGGTCGACGACGACGCCATCTACCTCATCGATCCGACCACCCTTGATGTGAACGTGCTGCCGGCCACCTCCAACGCCTGGCTCTTTCAGCTTTACTGGAGCGAGGACGGCACCACCCTCTACGGCTCCGGCCACGAGGGGAACTTCCGCATCGATCCGGCCACCAACACCCGCGAGCCCATCGCCTCCATCCCCGCCCAGGGGGTGCGTCGCCCTCGCTTAAGCCGCGACATCTGCGAGGCCACCGGCGAGCGCCTGGAGACTGATGATGAGGGCATCTGGCGCCTGACCGCCGACGGCACCCGCGAGCCCCTGGTGACCATTGAGGGCCGCGAGCGCGGCTTCCATGACTACGCCTCCACCATCAACGGCGCCTCCTACACCCGCTCCTGCGACTACGTCGTCTTCGTCTTTCAGGACACCGTCTGGGTCGCAGAAGTCGCCACCGGGCTGGTCGGCAGGCTGCGCGAGGGCCAGAGCGTGCGCCTCATTGAACCTGCCGCCCCCGAAGGTTGA
- a CDS encoding DNA alkylation repair protein, translated as MTFNPSPIAHRVSQHLQALADPNKAEKMAAYMKTSMPFYGVQAGPRDQIVKAIAPNIHLATHDDYVALIETLWALPHREEKYIAIRLARRFKPFISLASLPLYERLIRDGEWWDFTDEIATHLVGTVLKKSPDQTWPTLDRWLLNPNLWIRRAALLAQNRLKSHTDPQKLFAYCLHLADEEDFFIRKAIGWALREYARTNPDAVRTFLTQHHDTLSPLSIREASKHLER; from the coding sequence ATGACCTTCAACCCCTCCCCCATCGCCCACCGCGTCTCCCAACACCTCCAGGCACTCGCCGACCCCAACAAAGCCGAAAAGATGGCCGCCTACATGAAGACCTCCATGCCCTTCTACGGCGTGCAGGCCGGCCCCCGCGACCAGATCGTCAAAGCCATCGCCCCCAACATCCACCTCGCCACCCACGACGACTACGTCGCCCTCATCGAAACCCTCTGGGCGCTGCCCCACCGCGAAGAAAAATACATCGCCATCCGCCTCGCCAGACGCTTCAAACCCTTCATCTCCCTCGCCAGCCTCCCCCTCTACGAACGCCTCATCCGAGACGGCGAGTGGTGGGACTTCACCGACGAAATCGCCACCCACCTCGTCGGCACCGTCCTCAAGAAATCCCCCGACCAGACCTGGCCCACCCTCGACCGCTGGCTCCTCAACCCCAACCTCTGGATCCGCCGCGCCGCCCTGCTCGCCCAAAACCGCCTCAAATCCCACACCGATCCCCAAAAACTCTTCGCCTATTGCCTCCACCTGGCCGACGAAGAGGACTTCTTTATCCGCAAAGCCATCGGCTGGGCCCTGCGCGAATACGCCCGCACCAACCCCGACGCTGTGCGCACGTTCCTGACGCAGCACCACGACACCCTCTCCCCCCTGAGCATCCGCGAAGCCTCCAAACATCTAGAGCGCTGA
- a CDS encoding NAD(P)/FAD-dependent oxidoreductase, which yields MTTHFPILIIGGGAAGISAAARLASGDTPLPVAIIEPADWHYYQPLWTLVGGGVFTPEHTRKPMSEVIPPGVTWLKERAASFDPDNHSVTTEEGNTYAYEQLIVAPGLQLDWHKIKGLDGHMGKGGICSNYAYNTVPSTWEALQNLRSGNALFTFPAGPIKCGGAPQKIMWLSEHYLQRHGLRDNIDVHFVSSGGAIFGVEKYKKALEKLVEQRNIHTHFGRNLIEVRPDDKVAVFESLKGEAPLELPYAMLHITPPQSAPDFIKQSPLANAEGWVDVHKHSLQHTRYPDIFSAGDASSLPTAKTGAAVRKQVPTLVQNLLAHRQGKPLTASYHGYTSCPLVTGYGRLILAEFDYDGNPVESFPFDQAKERYSMYALKAYALPEMYWHGMLKGRA from the coding sequence ATGACCACCCACTTCCCCATCCTCATCATCGGCGGCGGCGCCGCCGGCATCTCCGCCGCAGCTCGCCTCGCCTCCGGTGACACCCCCCTGCCCGTCGCCATCATCGAACCCGCCGACTGGCACTACTACCAACCCCTCTGGACCCTCGTCGGCGGCGGCGTCTTCACCCCCGAACACACCCGCAAACCCATGAGCGAGGTCATCCCCCCCGGCGTCACCTGGCTCAAGGAACGCGCCGCCTCCTTCGACCCCGACAACCACAGCGTCACCACCGAAGAAGGCAACACCTACGCCTACGAACAGCTCATCGTCGCCCCCGGCCTCCAGCTCGACTGGCACAAAATCAAAGGCCTCGACGGCCACATGGGCAAAGGCGGCATCTGCTCCAACTACGCCTACAACACCGTCCCCTCCACCTGGGAAGCCCTCCAGAACCTCCGCAGCGGAAACGCCCTCTTCACCTTCCCCGCTGGCCCCATCAAATGCGGCGGCGCCCCCCAGAAAATCATGTGGCTCTCCGAACACTACCTCCAGCGCCACGGCCTCCGCGACAACATCGACGTCCACTTCGTCTCCTCCGGTGGCGCCATCTTCGGCGTTGAGAAATACAAAAAGGCCCTCGAGAAACTCGTCGAACAACGCAACATCCACACCCACTTCGGCCGTAACCTCATCGAAGTCCGCCCCGACGACAAAGTCGCCGTCTTCGAAAGCCTCAAGGGTGAAGCCCCCCTGGAGCTCCCCTACGCCATGCTCCACATCACCCCGCCCCAGAGCGCACCCGACTTCATCAAACAAAGCCCCCTGGCCAACGCGGAGGGCTGGGTCGACGTCCACAAACACTCCCTCCAACACACCCGCTACCCCGACATCTTCTCCGCCGGCGACGCCAGCAGCCTCCCCACCGCCAAAACAGGCGCCGCCGTCCGCAAGCAGGTCCCAACCCTCGTCCAAAACCTCCTGGCGCACAGGCAGGGCAAACCCCTCACCGCCTCCTACCACGGCTACACCTCCTGCCCCCTCGTCACCGGCTACGGTCGTCTCATCCTCGCTGAGTTCGACTACGACGGTAACCCCGTCGAAAGCTTCCCCTTCGACCAGGCAAAAGAGCGCTACAGCATGTACGCCCTCAAAGCCTACGCCCTCCCCGAGATGTACTGGCACGGCATGCTCAAAGGCCGCGCCTGA